The Campylobacter concisus sequence TGGTGTGGCACAGACTTTGCACGCAGGACCCAGCCAAACGCCTGAGCCACTTAGCCAAAAAGCTGCTAGTAAATTTGAAATTTCAACCTTTAAAATGAGCGCAAATGATGAAATTTATAAAATTTTCACAGCCAAGCTAAAGGGGCAAAATGAGTTTAAAAATGTACTCTATCTACTGGATGCAAATGCCCAGTTTAACATGCTTTTAAATGAATTTGATGGCTCTTTTGCCCCGCTAATAATAGGCATAGGATATGATACAGACAAAAGCTACGAGGTAGAAAAACGCACAAGAGATCTCACACCAAAAGCAAAGGGTGAGGAATTTGACAAAGGTGGCAGCGCAGATGCGTTTTACTATTTTTTGACAAGAAATTTAGTGCCGCTTATCGATCAGAAATTTAACGTGCAAGACCTCCCAAGAAGCCTTTATGGACACTCTTTTGGCGGTCTTTTTACGCTTTATGCCATGCTTAAAAATGAGGGTATTTTTCAAAATTTCTTTATCGCTTCACCATCTCTTTGGTGGGGCGAGTCTGAGATATTAAAACAAAACGTGAGAGAGGGTAAATTTAAAGAGAAAATAAGAGCTAAATTTGTCTTTCTTAGCGTTGGCGAGCTTGAAAAGAGAAAAGGCAAAACAGACAAAGCTGGAACTTTAAAGGCGAGCGATCTAGCTCAAATTTTAAAGCAAAGTGGCATAAATTCCCACTTTGAGCTTTTTAAAAATGAAACCCACGGCAGCGTCATACCTCTAAATTTAAAAGAGCTTTTAAAATATCTGAAGGATTAAAAATTTAAGGCTATTTTTGTTAAAATCCGCCTCATGAGAGTAGATAAATTTTTAAACGTAGTAAATATCACCAAAAGGCGTGCCGTTAGCGAAGATATGTGCAAAAGCGGTGTTGTGAGCATTAACGGCGCGCAGGCAAAAGCGGCAAAAGATGTAAAGATCGGCGATGTTATTACCATCAAATTTCTAGCTCGTGAGGCGAGATACGAGGTGCTAGCGATACCAACTACAAAAAGCATACCAAAAAGCGCTCAAAGCGAATATGTAAAAGAGCTTTGATGGTTTTTGAGCTTTTAGAAAATGAGCTTGACGAGCTTGTGCGGGTGCTGCCAAAAAGTGGCGTGATGCTGCTAAGTGGCGATCTAGCAAGTGGCAAAACGACGCTTGTAAAGGCTATTATCAAGGCTCACGGCATAGATGAGAGTGTGACATCGCCGACATTTTCTTTGATGCAAATTTATGGTAAAGATATCTACCACTACGACATCTATCAGATTGGATTTGATGGGATGGCCAAAAATGGTCTTTTTGAAAATTTATTTGAAGAGGGGCTTCACTTGGTAGAGTGGGGCGATGAAAATTTAGAAAAGGCTCTAAAGAAAAACGGCGAGAGCTATACGATGATAAAAATTTCTCCTAGCAAAAATGGCAGAAAATACGAGGTTATAAGTGCATAAACTAGAAGTAAAAGATCTAAAAAAGACGATCAAAAAAACTGAAATCATAAAAGGCATATCTTTAGAGGTAAATAGTGGCGAAGTGGTGGGGCTTCTTGGACCAAATGGTGCTGGAAAGACGACTACTTTTTATATGATCTGTGGGCTCATCTCGCCAACTAGCGGAGATGTCTTTTTGAATGATCAAAAGATCACAAGCGTCCCGCTTCATAAAAGGGCACACCTTGGCATCGGCTATTTACCGCAAGAGTCAAGCATATTTAAAGAGCTAAGTGTAGAAGAAAATTTACTTCTTGGAGCTGAAATTTTAGACCAAAACGCAGAAGAGATCTCTAAAAAAGTAAATGAGATGCTAAATATGCTAAATATTGAGCCTATCCGCCTAAGAAAGGGCGTTAGCCTAAGTGGCGGCGAGCGCAGACGCTGTGAGATCGCTAGAAGTCTCATCATAAAGCCAAAATTTTTACTGCTCGATGAGCCATTTGCTGGTGTTGACCCGATCGCAGTTAGCGACATCCAAAGTATCGTTAGAGACCTTAAAAAGCTAGGTA is a genomic window containing:
- the lptB gene encoding LPS export ABC transporter ATP-binding protein; the encoded protein is MHKLEVKDLKKTIKKTEIIKGISLEVNSGEVVGLLGPNGAGKTTTFYMICGLISPTSGDVFLNDQKITSVPLHKRAHLGIGYLPQESSIFKELSVEENLLLGAEILDQNAEEISKKVNEMLNMLNIEPIRLRKGVSLSGGERRRCEIARSLIIKPKFLLLDEPFAGVDPIAVSDIQSIVRDLKKLGIGVLITDHNVRETLAICDRAYVIKDGSLLASGSASEVANNKLVRTHYLGEEFKLLE
- the tsaE gene encoding tRNA (adenosine(37)-N6)-threonylcarbamoyltransferase complex ATPase subunit type 1 TsaE encodes the protein MVFELLENELDELVRVLPKSGVMLLSGDLASGKTTLVKAIIKAHGIDESVTSPTFSLMQIYGKDIYHYDIYQIGFDGMAKNGLFENLFEEGLHLVEWGDENLEKALKKNGESYTMIKISPSKNGRKYEVISA
- a CDS encoding alpha/beta hydrolase, with the translated sequence MVRAFKFLLFTLGVAQTLHAGPSQTPEPLSQKAASKFEISTFKMSANDEIYKIFTAKLKGQNEFKNVLYLLDANAQFNMLLNEFDGSFAPLIIGIGYDTDKSYEVEKRTRDLTPKAKGEEFDKGGSADAFYYFLTRNLVPLIDQKFNVQDLPRSLYGHSFGGLFTLYAMLKNEGIFQNFFIASPSLWWGESEILKQNVREGKFKEKIRAKFVFLSVGELEKRKGKTDKAGTLKASDLAQILKQSGINSHFELFKNETHGSVIPLNLKELLKYLKD
- a CDS encoding RNA-binding S4 domain-containing protein, with the protein product MRVDKFLNVVNITKRRAVSEDMCKSGVVSINGAQAKAAKDVKIGDVITIKFLAREARYEVLAIPTTKSIPKSAQSEYVKEL